A window from Theropithecus gelada isolate Dixy chromosome 1, Tgel_1.0, whole genome shotgun sequence encodes these proteins:
- the HMGB4 gene encoding high mobility group protein B4 → MNMGKEIQLKPKANVSSYIHFLLNYRNKFKEQQPNTYVGFKEFSRKCSEKWRSISKHEKAKYEALAKLDKARYQEEMMNYVGKRKKRRKRDPQAPRRPPSSFLLFCQDHYAQLKRENPSWSVVQVAKATGKMWSATTDLEKHPYEQRAALLRAKYFEELERYRKQRKQCNARKKYRMSARKRCRGKRVRQS, encoded by the coding sequence ATGAACATGGGAAAAGAAATCCAGCTAAAGCCTAAGGCAAATGTCTCTTCTTACATCCACTTTTTGCTGAATTACAGAAACAAATTCAAGGAGCAGCAGCCAAATACCTACGTTGGCTTTAAAGAGTTCTCTAGAAAGTGTTCGGAAAAATGGAGATCCATCTCAAAGCATGAAAAGGCCAAATATGAAGCCCTGGCCAAACTCGACAAAGCCCGATACCAGGAAGAAATGATGAATTACGTTGGCAAGAGGAAGAAACGGAGAAAGCGGGATCCCCAGGCACCCAGACGGCCTCCATCATCCTTCCTACTCTTCTGCCAAGACCACTATGCTCAGCTGAAGAGGGAGAACCCGAGCTGGTCGGTGGTGCAGGTGGCCAAGGCCACAGGGAAGATGTGGTCAGCAACGACAGACCTGGAGAAGCACCCTTATGAGCAGAGAGCGGCTCTCCTGAGAGCTAAGTACTTCGAGGAACTTGAACGCTACCGTAAACAACGGAAACAATGTAATGCCAGAAAGAAGTACCGAATGTCAGCTAGAAAGCGGTGCAGAGGGAAAAGAGTCAGGCAGAGCTGA